The Catenulispora sp. MAP5-51 genome includes a region encoding these proteins:
- a CDS encoding ABC transporter permease: MLRYRHFVAAEWLKLFSLRSTPLLLAAMVAIAVASAWNAGTNVPSDPSIWPRIDPMAKAFDQDTWQLLLAVAAVFGALGLAGEHTSGLIRTTFAAAPDRRTMVLAKATVVTVTLLVTGIVSAVAAFAVSQAELRSVHVGVSIGHAGAFRAVTGSALIFPVAGLVGLGVGAVIRHVGGSVGGTLALLTMLPQILGNPTAPWAAHLVNAFPVTAWQTLADHGFGPPTQTLPPSVAASALALAAWTVVGLGAAVFVTDRRDV; the protein is encoded by the coding sequence ATGCTGCGATACCGACACTTCGTCGCCGCCGAATGGCTGAAGCTGTTCTCGCTGCGCTCGACCCCGCTCCTGCTCGCGGCGATGGTCGCCATCGCGGTCGCCTCGGCGTGGAACGCGGGCACCAACGTGCCGAGCGATCCGAGTATCTGGCCGCGCATCGACCCGATGGCGAAGGCCTTCGACCAGGACACCTGGCAGCTGCTGCTGGCGGTCGCGGCGGTCTTCGGAGCGCTGGGCCTGGCCGGCGAGCACACCAGCGGCCTGATCCGCACCACGTTCGCCGCGGCGCCGGACCGGCGGACGATGGTGCTGGCCAAGGCGACGGTCGTGACGGTGACGCTGCTGGTGACCGGGATCGTCTCCGCTGTGGCCGCGTTCGCCGTCAGCCAGGCGGAGCTGCGCAGCGTGCACGTGGGTGTGTCGATCGGGCACGCGGGAGCGTTCCGGGCCGTCACCGGCAGTGCCCTGATCTTCCCGGTCGCGGGATTGGTCGGGCTGGGTGTGGGGGCCGTGATCCGGCACGTCGGGGGCAGCGTCGGCGGCACGCTCGCCCTGCTCACCATGCTGCCGCAGATCCTCGGCAACCCCACGGCCCCGTGGGCCGCGCACCTGGTCAACGCCTTTCCCGTGACCGCGTGGCAGACCCTGGCCGACCACGGCTTCGGCCCGCCTACACAGACGCTCCCGCCGTCCGTCGCGGCCTCAGCCCTCGCGCTCGCCGCCTGGACGGTCGTCGGCCTCGGGGCGGCGGTGTTCGTGACCGACCGGCGGGACGTGTGA
- a CDS encoding ABC transporter permease, with translation MRARFPRLVAAEWVKFWSLRSTALVLGLGMAGAVYNSWHTGQTDYAAFPKFPKSMQQTFDVYHAAFNLPSWLLLMAWAGTIGALTVAGEHASGQIRTTLTAVPARGRVLLAKAVVVCAVMTVLGWLQALIGYHVAQSSMAGRGFHLKLSDQGVGTAILSSGLVLGVSAAVGVAIGALIRHVAASIVTVFVVLMFLPLVFHSMGGGGSSDISQSLVAYAWSRLSQTDGLQPTVFTDLPSPAHAWTVFALWPLLTMCAAVVVLRRRDV, from the coding sequence GTGAGGGCCCGCTTCCCGCGGCTCGTCGCCGCCGAGTGGGTGAAGTTCTGGTCGCTGCGGTCCACGGCGCTGGTGTTGGGATTGGGTATGGCAGGGGCCGTATACAACTCCTGGCACACCGGGCAGACCGACTACGCAGCGTTTCCCAAGTTCCCGAAGAGCATGCAGCAGACGTTCGACGTCTATCACGCCGCCTTCAACCTGCCGTCGTGGCTGCTGTTGATGGCGTGGGCCGGCACGATCGGCGCGCTCACCGTGGCCGGAGAACACGCCAGCGGACAGATCCGTACCACGCTGACGGCCGTCCCGGCCCGTGGCCGGGTGCTGCTGGCCAAGGCCGTGGTCGTCTGCGCCGTCATGACGGTGCTCGGCTGGCTCCAAGCACTGATCGGCTATCACGTCGCGCAGTCGTCGATGGCCGGCCGCGGCTTCCACCTGAAGCTGTCCGACCAAGGCGTCGGGACCGCGATCCTCAGCTCCGGCCTGGTGCTCGGGGTGTCCGCGGCGGTCGGCGTGGCGATCGGGGCGCTGATCCGCCATGTCGCGGCGTCGATCGTGACGGTCTTCGTCGTGCTCATGTTCCTGCCGCTCGTGTTCCACTCGATGGGCGGGGGAGGGAGCTCGGACATCAGCCAGTCGCTCGTCGCCTATGCCTGGTCGCGGCTGAGCCAGACCGATGGGCTCCAGCCGACGGTGTTCACCGATCTGCCGTCGCCGGCGCACGCGTGGACGGTGTTCGCGCTCTGGCCGCTGCTCACGATGTGCGCGGCCGTGGTGGTCCTGCGCCGGAGGGACGTATGA
- a CDS encoding ABC transporter ATP-binding protein, with protein MIEIKNLTKRFGPVAAVDDLSFTAEPGRVTGFLGPNGAGKTTTLRILLGLNKPTSGTATIDGRDFRTLGIGLRHVGALLNADDVHKGRSGRAHLSALALSNGLPRSRVGAVLAEVGLESAARRRVGTYSLGMKQRLGIAAALLGDPPVLIFDEPLNGLDPEGVLWIRGLFRRLAAEGRTVLVSSHMLAEMTHTADEVVVVGRGRLVATGPLADFTKHASLEEAFMELTADRVEFSAGPVEDGGRR; from the coding sequence GTGATCGAAATCAAGAACCTCACCAAGCGCTTCGGCCCCGTCGCCGCGGTGGACGACCTGTCCTTCACCGCCGAACCGGGCCGCGTCACCGGCTTCCTCGGCCCCAACGGCGCCGGGAAGACCACCACCTTGCGGATCCTGCTCGGACTGAACAAGCCGACCTCCGGGACCGCGACCATCGACGGCCGCGACTTCCGTACCCTCGGCATCGGGCTGCGGCACGTCGGCGCGCTGCTGAACGCCGACGACGTGCACAAGGGCCGCTCCGGCCGGGCCCACTTGAGCGCGCTCGCGCTGAGCAACGGACTGCCGCGCTCCCGCGTCGGCGCGGTACTGGCCGAGGTCGGGCTGGAGAGCGCCGCGCGGCGCCGGGTCGGCACGTACTCCCTGGGCATGAAGCAGCGGCTCGGTATCGCCGCCGCGCTGCTCGGCGACCCGCCGGTGCTCATCTTCGACGAGCCGCTCAACGGCCTGGATCCGGAGGGCGTGCTGTGGATCAGGGGCCTGTTCCGCCGGCTGGCCGCCGAGGGCCGCACGGTGCTGGTGTCCAGCCACATGCTCGCCGAGATGACCCACACCGCCGACGAGGTGGTGGTCGTCGGCCGGGGCCGGCTGGTCGCGACCGGGCCGCTGGCCGACTTCACGAAGCACGCCTCGCTGGAGGAGGCGTTCATGGAGCTCACCGCGGACCGGGTGGAGTTCTCCGCCGGCCCGGTCGAGGACGGGGGCCGGCGGTGA
- a CDS encoding sensor histidine kinase — protein sequence MTQAMPRPRPPLLLRSPVILTAPMLTGAVLVFAVLLLTTMNTALMLPPFARANEGHLVLIRPWVNLLLAVVMAAPLMLGRRYPLAILTVILIEAFAFAAVEGRPWPFYLATSVLVGRAAVTRGRRASATGALAAVAVFTVELVLSRSASDDGWSDILSVVSGITFVMATAWTVGDSFRQRQDYRDSLLEWESGRAVLDERLRIARDLHDMVAHSISVIALQSGAARRVIDVEPAGAKEALGVIEDTSREALAGLRRMLGALRETDAAGPRGHDDAPGLGDLDRLVEAASASGLRTEVRWDGERHPLPPEVEVSAFRIVQEALTNAVRHARATSCVVTLAFGREDLTVTVVDDGQGPGAVPGIPRGPGVGYGLLGMRERVGLLHGDFAAGPRDGGGFRVAARLPFYAANPVEAAVEKMTDGGSR from the coding sequence GTGACCCAAGCCATGCCCCGCCCGCGCCCCCCGCTCCTGCTGCGCTCGCCGGTGATCCTGACGGCGCCGATGCTCACCGGCGCTGTCTTGGTGTTCGCGGTGCTGCTGCTCACGACCATGAACACCGCACTGATGCTCCCGCCGTTCGCCAGGGCGAATGAGGGCCACCTGGTGCTGATCCGCCCCTGGGTCAACCTGCTGCTGGCCGTCGTCATGGCCGCGCCGCTCATGCTCGGCCGCCGCTATCCGCTGGCGATCCTGACCGTCATCCTCATCGAGGCCTTCGCGTTCGCGGCGGTCGAGGGCCGGCCCTGGCCGTTCTACCTGGCCACGTCCGTCCTGGTGGGGCGCGCGGCCGTGACGCGGGGCCGGCGGGCGTCCGCGACCGGCGCCCTGGCCGCTGTCGCTGTGTTCACCGTCGAGCTCGTGCTCTCCAGGTCCGCCAGCGACGACGGATGGAGCGACATCCTCAGCGTGGTCTCGGGGATCACCTTCGTGATGGCCACGGCGTGGACCGTCGGGGATTCGTTCCGCCAGCGTCAGGACTACCGCGACTCGCTGCTCGAGTGGGAGTCCGGGCGCGCGGTGCTCGACGAGCGGCTGCGGATCGCGCGCGACCTGCACGACATGGTCGCGCACAGCATCAGCGTCATCGCGTTGCAGTCCGGGGCGGCGCGGCGGGTGATCGACGTCGAGCCCGCCGGGGCGAAGGAGGCACTGGGCGTCATCGAGGACACCAGCCGCGAGGCCCTGGCCGGGCTGCGGCGGATGCTCGGGGCGCTGCGCGAGACCGACGCCGCGGGTCCGCGCGGGCATGACGACGCGCCCGGGCTCGGCGACCTCGACCGGCTCGTCGAGGCGGCGAGCGCCTCGGGCCTGCGGACGGAGGTCCGGTGGGACGGGGAACGCCACCCGCTGCCGCCGGAGGTCGAGGTGTCGGCGTTCCGGATCGTGCAGGAGGCGCTGACGAACGCGGTCCGGCATGCTCGCGCCACGTCGTGTGTGGTCACGCTGGCGTTCGGGCGGGAGGACCTGACTGTGACAGTGGTCGATGACGGCCAGGGTCCGGGCGCCGTCCCCGGCATCCCACGCGGCCCCGGCGTCGGCTACGGTCTGCTCGGTATGCGCGAGCGGGTCGGGCTGCTGCACGGCGACTTCGCCGCCGGACCTCGGGACGGCGGCGGCTTCCGGGTCGCGGCGCGGCTGCCGTTCTACGCCGCGAACCCGGTGGAAGCGGCGGTGGAGAAGATGACGGACGGCGGTTCGCGGTGA
- a CDS encoding response regulator, with product MRVLLADDQPLVLSALRMLLNVTPDVALVGEAASGAQAVRMARELAPDVVVMDIRMPGMDGIEATALLTGTAGPRVIILTTFDEDDNVYRALRAGASGFLVKDMALEEILGAIRVVASGDALIAPSVTRRLIEEFAGRPDPAPRPTPRLAAITDREREVLTLVGRGLTNAEIADRLYISGATVKTHLARLFAKLDAHDRAQLVIVAYESGLVTPSR from the coding sequence ATCAGGGTTCTGCTGGCCGACGACCAGCCGCTGGTCCTGTCGGCGCTGCGCATGCTGCTCAACGTCACGCCCGACGTCGCCCTGGTCGGCGAGGCGGCCTCGGGGGCGCAGGCCGTCCGGATGGCCCGCGAGCTGGCGCCGGACGTGGTCGTGATGGACATCCGGATGCCCGGCATGGACGGGATCGAGGCGACCGCCCTGCTCACCGGCACCGCCGGTCCGCGGGTCATCATCCTGACGACCTTCGACGAGGACGACAACGTCTACCGCGCACTGCGCGCCGGCGCCTCCGGCTTCCTGGTCAAGGACATGGCCCTGGAGGAGATCCTCGGCGCGATCCGGGTGGTCGCCTCCGGCGACGCGCTGATCGCCCCGAGCGTCACCCGGCGCCTGATCGAGGAGTTCGCCGGCCGCCCCGACCCCGCACCGCGTCCGACCCCCCGGCTGGCCGCGATCACCGACCGCGAACGCGAGGTGCTGACCCTCGTCGGCCGCGGCCTGACCAACGCGGAGATCGCCGACCGGCTCTACATCAGCGGCGCCACGGTGAAGACACACCTGGCCCGGCTGTTCGCCAAGCTCGACGCGCACGACCGCGCGCAGCTGGTCATCGTGGCGTACGAGAGCGGGCTGGTGACGCCGTCGCGGTGA
- a CDS encoding NAD(P)-dependent oxidoreductase: MTWSANLTTLVNNPDYILIREGSIVKFLVLGATGRTGVLFVKKALDEGHQVTALVRRPGSSVDPRAHVVTGDVTDAAAIAKAAQGHDAIISTLGVKKAGETPTLITDAVRAVIASAQTSGVDRFVLLSAFGVGDSLAKASFLVGPLFRTVLRKTYADKAASEVLLKASDLKWTLEYPGALNNGDSMRYSSVALEDIKKTPIFPSTSRTNVADFLLRSAVGNTFIRQIAVVFDAK; the protein is encoded by the coding sequence TTGACATGGTCAGCCAACCTGACTACATTGGTAAACAATCCTGACTATATTCTCATCAGAGAGGGAAGTATCGTGAAGTTTCTTGTCCTTGGAGCAACCGGGCGCACCGGTGTCCTGTTCGTCAAGAAGGCGCTCGACGAGGGACACCAGGTCACCGCCCTCGTCAGGCGGCCCGGCTCCTCCGTTGACCCGCGCGCTCACGTCGTCACCGGCGACGTCACCGACGCCGCCGCGATCGCGAAGGCGGCCCAGGGCCACGACGCGATCATCAGCACGCTCGGGGTGAAGAAGGCCGGCGAGACCCCGACGCTGATCACCGACGCGGTCCGCGCGGTCATCGCGTCCGCGCAGACCTCCGGCGTCGACCGATTCGTCCTGCTGTCCGCGTTCGGAGTCGGCGACTCCCTCGCAAAGGCATCATTTCTTGTGGGCCCGCTGTTCCGAACCGTGCTTCGGAAGACCTATGCGGACAAGGCCGCCTCGGAAGTGCTCCTGAAGGCCAGCGATCTGAAGTGGACGCTCGAATATCCCGGGGCGTTGAACAACGGTGACAGCATGCGCTACAGCAGCGTCGCGCTTGAGGACATCAAGAAGACGCCGATCTTCCCCTCGACCTCTCGGACGAACGTCGCCGACTTCCTCCTCCGCTCCGCCGTCGGAAACACCTTCATCCGTCAGATCGCAGTGGTCTTCGACGCCAAGTAG
- a CDS encoding NAD(P)H-binding protein — MILITGATGTVGSEVIKALLPAQAGHLRVLTRDPGAVFPDGAQKVVADAGGSDLTPVLDGVHAVFSITPGLTIAEHDHRLVAAAQRAGVERIVKLSVRNVGHDGTDPITALHRAGEEAIRDSGIGWTFLRPTAFMSNALNWAGMIAADQVVYAPFAAGRAAVVDPADIAAVAAACLTQDGHNHRVYELTGPEPLSPAEQVALLGEVLWRDLRYVEADPAGMVAQMVSYGMPEEQAQAVTELFRSTLEPYNAEPTGDVAAVTGRPAHSFTDWAKAHRAEFPSAEAVQDAATIEESR; from the coding sequence ATGATTTTGATCACCGGAGCCACCGGCACCGTCGGCTCGGAAGTCATCAAAGCGCTCCTCCCCGCCCAGGCCGGCCACCTGCGGGTCCTCACCCGCGATCCTGGCGCGGTCTTTCCCGACGGCGCCCAGAAGGTCGTCGCCGACGCCGGCGGCAGCGATCTGACACCCGTTCTGGACGGTGTGCACGCGGTGTTCTCGATAACCCCCGGGCTCACCATCGCCGAGCACGATCACCGGCTCGTGGCTGCGGCACAGCGAGCGGGCGTGGAGCGGATCGTCAAGCTTTCCGTGCGCAACGTCGGGCACGACGGCACCGACCCCATCACCGCCTTGCACCGGGCCGGCGAGGAAGCGATCCGCGACAGCGGCATCGGATGGACGTTCCTGCGTCCCACCGCGTTCATGTCCAACGCGCTCAACTGGGCGGGAATGATCGCGGCCGATCAGGTGGTGTACGCGCCGTTCGCCGCCGGGCGGGCCGCCGTCGTCGACCCGGCGGACATCGCGGCGGTCGCCGCGGCCTGCCTCACCCAGGACGGCCACAACCACCGCGTCTACGAGCTCACCGGCCCCGAACCGCTCAGCCCCGCCGAGCAGGTGGCGCTCCTGGGCGAGGTACTGTGGCGCGACCTGCGCTACGTCGAAGCCGACCCGGCCGGGATGGTCGCGCAGATGGTGTCCTACGGCATGCCCGAGGAGCAGGCGCAGGCCGTCACCGAGTTGTTCCGTTCCACCCTGGAGCCGTACAACGCCGAGCCGACAGGCGATGTCGCCGCGGTCACCGGCCGCCCGGCGCACAGCTTCACCGACTGGGCAAAGGCCCACCGCGCCGAGTTCCCCTCCGCCGAGGCCGTCCAGGACGCCGCAACCATCGAGGAGTCACGATGA
- a CDS encoding hemerythrin domain-containing protein, whose amino-acid sequence MSTSGPRVDTHEMVLIHRVLRREFGQLPRLFRSAADDRARSKVIGAHAREMLDFLHTHHTGEDELLFPLLRDRAALDPELMDRMDAQHMQVDDAVRALEAELPAWTTNADADTGERMATRVEATMPTLIAHLAEEEQKLLPIVSVTVTQSEWDALAKHGMSAIPLTRRLIILGHITEEASDAERRKFMQVVPAPARLAYKVIGHRRFARETIAIRG is encoded by the coding sequence ATGAGCACCTCCGGGCCCCGCGTCGACACCCACGAGATGGTTCTGATCCACCGCGTCCTCCGGCGCGAGTTCGGTCAGCTGCCCCGGCTGTTCCGTTCCGCGGCCGATGACCGAGCCCGGTCCAAAGTCATCGGCGCGCATGCCCGCGAGATGTTGGACTTCCTCCACACGCACCACACCGGCGAGGACGAACTGCTCTTCCCCTTGCTGCGTGACCGAGCCGCGCTCGACCCGGAGCTGATGGACCGGATGGACGCCCAGCACATGCAGGTCGACGATGCTGTCAGGGCTCTCGAAGCGGAACTGCCGGCGTGGACCACGAACGCTGACGCCGACACCGGCGAGCGGATGGCGACCCGCGTCGAAGCAACGATGCCGACGCTGATCGCCCACCTGGCCGAGGAGGAGCAGAAACTGCTTCCGATCGTCTCCGTCACGGTGACGCAAAGCGAATGGGACGCGCTCGCCAAGCACGGCATGAGCGCGATTCCGCTCACGCGGCGCCTGATCATCCTCGGCCACATCACCGAGGAGGCCAGTGACGCCGAACGGCGGAAGTTCATGCAGGTCGTTCCGGCCCCGGCCCGTCTGGCCTACAAGGTGATCGGCCACCGCCGGTTCGCCCGCGAGACCATCGCGATCCGCGGCTGA
- a CDS encoding MarR family winged helix-turn-helix transcriptional regulator, with product MDDGRRVDLGVSLFIPYRYTEDRLFRALQDAGFDDWTLAQCRVFQRVAPDGSRLKDLADQAQMTKQSASAMVDQLEHLGYVRRIPDPTDGRARLIVIEERGRRAVAVAMATLDEIYAEWETYLGTRNFTLLHQILDQLREITDPYA from the coding sequence ATGGACGACGGACGACGGGTTGACCTGGGGGTGTCGTTGTTCATCCCGTACCGGTACACCGAGGACCGGCTCTTCCGGGCCCTGCAGGATGCCGGGTTCGACGACTGGACGCTCGCCCAGTGCCGGGTCTTCCAGCGCGTCGCCCCGGACGGCTCGCGCCTCAAAGACCTCGCCGACCAGGCGCAGATGACCAAGCAGAGCGCCAGCGCGATGGTTGACCAGCTCGAACACCTGGGCTACGTCCGCCGGATCCCCGACCCGACGGACGGTCGGGCCCGGCTGATCGTGATCGAGGAACGCGGCCGGCGAGCGGTCGCGGTGGCCATGGCCACGCTCGATGAGATCTACGCGGAGTGGGAGACCTACCTCGGCACCCGCAACTTCACGCTGCTGCATCAGATCCTCGATCAACTCCGCGAGATCACCGACCCGTACGCTTGA
- a CDS encoding DUF6879 family protein — translation MTLIREHLHEARSSAVHMEMRDAYGVATEAEAWAAWQAAGGGPRATDEERTRRAGWFGAVAGATSRGVQVRRVRIVSVPVSLYTRFLHAGTGLNIEAGEPRAADVTRGAPFSAAIY, via the coding sequence GTGACGCTGATCCGGGAGCACTTACACGAGGCCAGGTCGTCGGCCGTACACATGGAGATGCGTGACGCCTACGGTGTGGCTACCGAGGCTGAGGCGTGGGCGGCGTGGCAGGCTGCCGGCGGTGGTCCGAGGGCGACGGACGAGGAGCGAACTCGGCGGGCGGGCTGGTTTGGTGCCGTGGCTGGGGCGACCAGCCGCGGTGTTCAGGTGCGCCGTGTGCGGATCGTTTCCGTCCCTGTGTCGCTCTACACGCGGTTCCTCCATGCCGGCACGGGTCTGAACATCGAGGCGGGGGAACCCAGGGCGGCTGACGTGACCCGCGGAGCGCCTTTCAGCGCTGCCATATACTGA
- a CDS encoding PP2C family protein-serine/threonine phosphatase: MGVRSRWTDDDWPGQRSRVLLLLPVVLIVVIATVDLRSPTDIHLGPLLVIAPALAPSLAGALATAGIGALAVAAQVVIAVFHGGLATSNHIAQIIALTVLTVLIVVFTVVRERRARQLAQVRSVAETAQRALLRPLPDRIGPLHIASTYLAAVDEAQIGGDLYTATRTPHATRLLIGDVRGKGLAAVGEAALLLSAFRLVAARAVDLTELAGVLDRHVQRYLLDFAASGDETGEHFITALLLEFPDDEPLAYLTNCGHPSPLRLRHGEAVVVGGEEAAPPLGLQALTLSPVFTVTIPFDVDETLLLHTDGVTEARDSTGTFYPLAERAAHWADAAPEALVNHLRRDLLAYTGGQRDDDAALVAIRRTSVSNGPEPAA; this comes from the coding sequence ATGGGCGTCCGCTCCCGGTGGACCGACGACGACTGGCCGGGGCAGCGCAGCCGGGTGCTGTTGCTGCTCCCCGTCGTGCTCATCGTGGTGATCGCGACGGTCGACCTCCGGTCTCCCACCGACATCCACCTGGGCCCGCTCCTGGTCATAGCGCCCGCGCTGGCGCCGTCCCTGGCCGGCGCCCTGGCGACGGCCGGGATCGGCGCCCTCGCCGTGGCGGCGCAGGTGGTGATCGCCGTGTTCCACGGCGGGCTCGCCACCAGCAACCACATCGCCCAGATCATCGCGCTGACCGTGCTGACGGTCCTGATCGTCGTCTTCACGGTCGTCCGCGAGCGCCGCGCCCGCCAGCTCGCGCAGGTCAGATCTGTGGCCGAAACCGCGCAGCGGGCGTTGCTCCGACCGTTGCCGGACCGCATCGGGCCGTTGCACATCGCCAGCACCTACCTGGCCGCCGTGGACGAGGCGCAGATCGGCGGCGACCTGTACACCGCCACCCGCACCCCGCATGCGACGCGGCTGCTGATCGGCGACGTGCGCGGCAAGGGCTTGGCCGCGGTCGGCGAGGCGGCCCTGCTGCTCAGCGCGTTCCGCCTGGTCGCCGCGCGCGCGGTTGACCTGACCGAACTGGCTGGTGTCCTGGACCGGCACGTCCAGCGCTACCTGCTCGACTTCGCCGCGTCCGGCGACGAGACCGGGGAGCACTTCATCACCGCGCTGCTGCTGGAGTTCCCCGACGACGAGCCGCTGGCGTATCTGACCAACTGCGGCCATCCGTCGCCGCTGCGACTGCGGCACGGCGAGGCCGTGGTGGTGGGCGGCGAGGAGGCCGCTCCGCCACTGGGCCTGCAGGCCCTGACCCTCAGTCCCGTCTTCACCGTGACCATCCCGTTCGACGTCGACGAAACCCTGCTGCTCCACACCGACGGAGTCACCGAGGCGCGCGACTCCACCGGCACCTTCTACCCCCTGGCTGAACGCGCGGCACACTGGGCGGACGCGGCTCCCGAGGCCTTGGTGAACCACCTCCGCCGGGATCTGCTGGCATATACGGGCGGCCAGCGTGACGACGACGCCGCGCTGGTGGCGATCCGACGGACCTCGGTATCGAACGGACCCGAACCGGCGGCCTGA